The following proteins come from a genomic window of Aequorivita marisscotiae:
- a CDS encoding mechanosensitive ion channel family protein, with protein MHLLLQTPTETIHRSLLNYYDEFLKILPRIALGVLVIILGILLAQLLTNFYKRRFQQKSEDPLMSKFLAQAVKIVLIIITIMLALKVAGLDGIATGLLTAVGGGAIILGFAFQDIGKNFLAGIILAFNRPFNINDTIKVDNIFGKVKELSFRYSHIKTFDGRDIYIPNSDVLTKPVENYTADGFYRVDFTVGIGYEDNIEAAKKVIQDILDANDELMRDEFHENFVIEDELAASTVNLKVFFWVNTLDYRRASRVLRGLIIREVKEALFKQGFNLPADIKELKIYGTEDAIPIKFRNNPEISYEDKK; from the coding sequence ATGCATCTACTGCTACAAACGCCTACGGAAACAATTCACAGATCACTATTAAATTATTACGATGAGTTTTTGAAAATTCTTCCGCGAATAGCATTGGGAGTCTTAGTGATAATCTTGGGAATTTTACTGGCCCAACTGCTTACCAATTTTTACAAAAGACGGTTTCAACAAAAATCTGAAGATCCGTTAATGTCTAAGTTTTTGGCTCAAGCGGTTAAAATTGTTTTAATAATAATTACAATAATGCTGGCCTTAAAGGTTGCTGGCTTAGATGGCATAGCCACCGGCTTATTAACTGCAGTTGGAGGAGGCGCAATTATTTTGGGATTTGCCTTTCAGGATATTGGAAAGAACTTTTTAGCGGGAATTATTCTGGCTTTTAATAGACCGTTTAACATTAACGATACGATTAAGGTAGACAACATTTTCGGAAAGGTGAAAGAATTGAGTTTTAGATATTCGCATATTAAAACTTTTGACGGTCGCGATATTTATATCCCCAATAGCGATGTACTCACAAAACCTGTTGAAAATTATACCGCTGATGGGTTTTATAGAGTAGATTTTACGGTAGGCATAGGATATGAAGATAATATTGAGGCAGCAAAAAAAGTAATACAAGATATTCTGGATGCCAACGATGAACTAATGCGCGACGAGTTCCACGAAAATTTTGTGATAGAAGACGAGTTGGCAGCAAGTACGGTTAACCTGAAAGTTTTCTTTTGGGTAAACACATTGGACTATCGCAGAGCCTCACGGGTTTTGCGAGGTTTGATTATTAGGGAGGTTAAAGAAGCATTATTTAAGCAAGGTTTTAATTTACCTGCAGATATTAAAGAGCTTAAAATTTATGGAACAGAGGATGCAATTCCTATAAAATTTAGAAATAACCCCGAAATTTCGTACGAAGATAAAAAGTAA
- a CDS encoding M15 family metallopeptidase, with translation MNLPLLRFVTLLFLSLASEVTSQDTLVNLKDLSTEFNYEIRYATPNNFIGETLYDCAECLLRPEVAEALLQANQYFCEKGYRIKIYDCYRPLDVQKKMWAKVPRATYVGNPYGNGSVHNKGAAIDITLETLDGCYVEMGSDYDYFGKEAHIDNYNFSKEILTNRKLLFEGMRQFGFNTIRTEWWHFSYQKNWSYKTLNTPLPCEQ, from the coding sequence ATGAATTTACCCTTATTACGCTTTGTTACTTTACTATTCCTAAGTTTGGCTTCCGAAGTTACTTCGCAAGATACATTGGTGAATTTAAAAGATCTTTCAACAGAGTTTAACTATGAAATTCGGTATGCAACCCCAAATAATTTTATAGGTGAAACGCTTTACGATTGTGCTGAATGTTTACTTCGTCCTGAAGTAGCCGAAGCTTTACTACAAGCCAATCAATACTTTTGTGAAAAGGGATACCGTATAAAAATATACGATTGTTACAGACCGTTAGATGTGCAGAAAAAAATGTGGGCAAAAGTACCTCGCGCAACCTATGTGGGCAATCCGTACGGCAATGGCTCTGTGCATAATAAAGGAGCGGCTATAGATATTACTTTGGAAACCCTAGACGGGTGTTATGTAGAAATGGGCAGCGATTACGATTACTTTGGAAAAGAGGCTCATATTGATAATTACAATTTTTCAAAAGAGATATTAACCAATCGAAAGTTGCTTTTTGAAGGAATGCGCCAGTTTGGTTTTAATACCATTCGCACCGAATGGTGGCACTTTAGTTATCAGAAAAACTGGAGCTACAAAACGTTGAATACACCGTTGCCCTGCGAACAATAG
- a CDS encoding SDR family oxidoreductase, producing MNDLGKKSALITGGTKGIGFGIAEALLKEGVNVAITGRNIKTAEAAAKQLNADGNDRAQAIGLEADVRNFESQQNAVEQTIAKFGSVDIVIANAGLGHFGSVEELTIEQWQETIDTNLTGPFYSLKASVEQLKKSKGYFISISSLAGTNFFKGGSAYNASKFGLTGFTQAAMLDLRDHGVKVSTIMPGSVSTHFAGNEPDAKDAWKIQKEDIGKLVVDLLKMNERTLPSKIEVRPTMPPSK from the coding sequence ATGAATGATTTAGGAAAAAAATCCGCGCTTATTACAGGCGGTACAAAAGGAATAGGATTCGGAATTGCAGAAGCGCTATTAAAAGAAGGCGTAAATGTTGCCATAACGGGAAGAAATATAAAAACAGCCGAAGCAGCTGCAAAACAATTAAATGCCGACGGAAACGATAGGGCACAAGCAATAGGATTGGAGGCCGATGTGCGTAATTTTGAAAGTCAACAAAATGCGGTAGAACAAACCATTGCAAAATTTGGAAGTGTTGATATTGTAATTGCAAACGCAGGTCTTGGACACTTTGGTTCGGTAGAAGAACTTACTATTGAACAGTGGCAGGAAACAATTGATACAAATCTTACAGGTCCGTTTTATTCTTTAAAAGCGAGTGTGGAGCAGTTAAAAAAATCTAAAGGATATTTTATTAGTATTTCCAGTTTGGCCGGAACTAATTTTTTTAAGGGCGGGAGTGCATATAATGCCAGTAAATTTGGATTAACCGGTTTTACACAAGCTGCAATGTTGGATTTACGAGATCATGGAGTAAAGGTTAGTACTATTATGCCTGGTTCGGTTTCAACACATTTTGCGGGAAATGAACCTGATGCCAAAGATGCGTGGAAAATTCAAAAGGAAGATATAGGTAAACTAGTAGTAGATTTGCTTAAAATGAACGAACGTACCTTGCCAAGTAAGATTGAAGTGCGACCTACCATGCCACCTTCAAAATAA